TCGCGGCATTTACGCCATCACTTCATTCATCTTCGGCATGGACGAAGACCAGCCCGGCGTTGCCAGGAACACCTTGAACGCCATCGGCTCGTGGCCTCCCGGTCTGCCGGTCTTCGGACTGCTGACCCCCTACCCGGCCACTCCGCTTTACGACCGGCTGCTGTCTCAGGAAAGGCTGACCCGCCCCAAGCATTGGCTCGACTTCCGTCCCTTCCGCATGGCCTTCACGCCGAAGAACTTGAGCGTCGAAGAGGCCGAGGCCGAAGTGATGGAGGCCTGGCAAGGCTGCTACGACGCCGAAGCCATCGCTGGCGCCCTCAGGAAAATCGAGGGACGTCCGTTTAAAGAGCGGGCGGTGCTGTTCTTCACCCGCCTGGCTTTCCGCGGAATCTATTTTCCCCAGATGACTTCGTTTCAGTGGGCTTCACTGCTCTTCGAGAACCGCCGCAGCCTCTTCAAACTTATGCGCGAAGCTTTCGCCGCCCACCGGGCCAGACGGGGCGCAGCCAGAATTACATAGCGACCTGGGAATGCTTCCGGGCCGGAACTACTCCTGCTTGGGGCGGTTCACGCCCTGGGTCAGCCAGGGGCGGCGGTCGAAGTAGCTGCGGGTGGTCTTGGCCACCACGCCCGCGAGCAGAAGCAGCGAAATCAGGTTGGGGATGGTGACGATGCTCAAGGCCACGTCGCCGAAGTCCCAGATCACGTTGAGCGAGGCCACCGCTCCCATCAAGTGAAAGCCGATGAAAACGCATTTGAAGGGGATGATGGCGGCGGGGCCGAAGATATAATTGGCGCAGCGGTCTCCGTAGTAGCTCCAGGAAATGGCGGTGGAGACGGCGAAGAGGGCCACGCAGAGAAGCACGATGTAGCGTCCCGCGTCGCTTCCCAGTCCGCGCGAGAAGGCATGGGCGGTCAGCGGGGCGCCGGTGTCGACGGCGGGACCGTAGAGGAAGAAGTGCTCCTGGCCCTGGTCGTCCACGGCTTTTCCTTCCCGGGCCAGGATGCGTCCGCTGAAGGGCTGGGTCTGGGCCTCGTCGACGTAAAAGCGTTCCACCGCCACGTCGTGCCAGGCGAACTCGGCGTGATCATCCTCGTAGACGGGCACACTGTCGACCACGATGATGGCTTGGGGCGGATCAACATTGATCGGTTCGCGAAAATCATTGTAGAGAATATAAGTGGCGTCTCCCGAAGCCAAGTCCATGGTGGTGGGGTGGGTGTCGCTCCAGACGCCTGTGGTCAGCAACACCAGTCCCGTCAGCGTGCAGATGACCAGGGTGTCGATGAAGGGCTCAAGGAGCGCCACCACGCCCTCCGACACCGGTTCCTCGGTCTGGGCGGCCGAATGGGCGATGGGGGCCGATCCCTGTCCGGCTTCGTTGGAGAACAGCCCGCGCTTGACCCCCCACAGGATGGTGGTGAGGAAAACGCCCGCTCCCGTGCCGGCCACGCCGGCCGTGGGATTAAAGGCTTCAGTGAAGATTGTGGAGAGAGTGGGCAGAACCTCGCCAGCGTTAAAAAAGAGGATGACCAAGGCGCCCAAAACGTAGATGGCGGCCATCAAGGGGGCCAGAATGGAAGTGACGCGCCCGATGCGCCGGATGCCGCCGAAAATGACGATGGCAATGAAGGTCGAGGTGGTTAGTCCCACGATCCAGGGGTTAATGCCGAACTCGGAGGAGAACATGTCCGAGATGGTATTGGCCTGGATGGCATTGCCGGTCAGAAAGCTGGTCAGCATCAAACCGAAGGCGAAGAGTATCGCCATCGGCTTGGCCACGACCGACAGCACCTTCCAGTGCTCGCGAATTCCGTACTCGATGGAATACATGGGCCCGCCCGAGACGGTTCCCATCCAGGTCCTCGTCTCGTCCCTGGCCTCCACCTTGCGGTACTTGAGCGCCAGGGTGACCTCCGAGTATTTGACGGCCATGCCGAAGAAAGCCGTCATCCACATCCAGAAGAGCGCTCCAGGGCCCCCCCAGTGGATGGCGGTAGCCACACCCGCGATGTTGCCGATTCCCACCGTGGCCGACAGGGCCGTCGTAAGGGCCTGGAAATGAGTGACGTCGCCCGGGTCTTCGGGGTTGTCGAAACGTCCGGTGGCCACCTCCACGCCGTGTTTGAAGCGCCGCAACTGAATGAACCCCAGCCGCAAGGTTAGGAATAGGCCGGTACCCAGAAGGGTGACGATGATCAGCTCTTCGGGAACGATGTAGCTGGTGATGAAATCGGTCAGCGTTTGGATGATGTACTCGACGGTTTCCATGGCCCTCTCTTACCTGCTGGTTTGTTCCTTGTCAGCGGTTGTCGGCTGGGGGGAGGCGGCCCGCCGGGAGGAGGCGCTCCGCTCCCCGCGGGGCTCGCCCGAGCCCTTCAGTATGTAGGTCGGTTTGTCTTGTGCTTCATGATAGATGCGCACGATCAGTTCGGCGATCAGTCCGATGAGAATAAGCTGCAGTCCGGCGATGAAGAGAAAGAAGGCGATCAGCAGCAGCGGATTGCGGTGGGCTTTGACGCCTTCGAAGTATTTCTGATAAAGCACCAGGAAGCTGAGCAGACTTCCGCCCACCCAGGTCAGCATCCCCAGTCCGCCGAAGAGATACATGGGCTTGGTGGAGTACTTGCCCAGAAACTTGATGGTGATCAGGTCGAGCAGCACTTTGAAGGTGCGCAGCAGTCCGTACTTGGAGGTTCCGTGGCGGCGGGGGTGATGGCGTACGGGGATCTCGGTGACGCGGGCGCCCGCCCAAGTGGCGAAGATGGGGATAAAGCGGTGCATCTCGCCGTAGAGCCTGATGTGGCGGACGATGTCGCGCCGATAAGCCTTCAGCGTGCAGCCATAATCGTGCAGCTCGACGCCGCTGATGCGGCTGATGAGGGCGTTGGCCAGACGCGAAGGCAGCACCCGCGTGAGGTAGGTGTCCTGACGGTCCTTGCGCCAGCAACTGACGACGTCGAAGCCCAGCTCCAGCGTGCGCAGGATCTGGGGGATGTCGGCCGGGTCGTTCTGCAGGTCGGCGTCCATGGGGATGACGACCTGGCCTCGGGCATGGCGGAACCCGGCGTCGATCGCCGCCGTCTGGCCGAAGTTGCGCACGAACTCCAGAACCCGCACGGTGGGATCGCTCTCTTCGATCTCGAGCAGCAATTGGGCGCTGCCGTCGCTGCTGCCGTCGTCGATAAAGAGGATCTCGTAACTCTTGCCCAGGGGATCCAGGGCTGACTTGAGGCGCCGGAAGAGCGGTCCCAGATTCTCGCGCTCGTTGAAGACGGGAATGACGACCGATATTTCCAGCAAAAGTTAATCGCCCCTTTGATTCGTTACCAGATACACCGGTCGCGTCCAGGGAGTGGATTCGTCCTTATCGCT
This is a stretch of genomic DNA from Acidobacteriota bacterium. It encodes these proteins:
- a CDS encoding sodium:alanine symporter family protein codes for the protein METVEYIIQTLTDFITSYIVPEELIIVTLLGTGLFLTLRLGFIQLRRFKHGVEVATGRFDNPEDPGDVTHFQALTTALSATVGIGNIAGVATAIHWGGPGALFWMWMTAFFGMAVKYSEVTLALKYRKVEARDETRTWMGTVSGGPMYSIEYGIREHWKVLSVVAKPMAILFAFGLMLTSFLTGNAIQANTISDMFSSEFGINPWIVGLTTSTFIAIVIFGGIRRIGRVTSILAPLMAAIYVLGALVILFFNAGEVLPTLSTIFTEAFNPTAGVAGTGAGVFLTTILWGVKRGLFSNEAGQGSAPIAHSAAQTEEPVSEGVVALLEPFIDTLVICTLTGLVLLTTGVWSDTHPTTMDLASGDATYILYNDFREPINVDPPQAIIVVDSVPVYEDDHAEFAWHDVAVERFYVDEAQTQPFSGRILAREGKAVDDQGQEHFFLYGPAVDTGAPLTAHAFSRGLGSDAGRYIVLLCVALFAVSTAISWSYYGDRCANYIFGPAAIIPFKCVFIGFHLMGAVASLNVIWDFGDVALSIVTIPNLISLLLLAGVVAKTTRSYFDRRPWLTQGVNRPKQE
- a CDS encoding glycosyltransferase family 2 protein, with amino-acid sequence MEISVVIPVFNERENLGPLFRRLKSALDPLGKSYEILFIDDGSSDGSAQLLLEIEESDPTVRVLEFVRNFGQTAAIDAGFRHARGQVVIPMDADLQNDPADIPQILRTLELGFDVVSCWRKDRQDTYLTRVLPSRLANALISRISGVELHDYGCTLKAYRRDIVRHIRLYGEMHRFIPIFATWAGARVTEIPVRHHPRRHGTSKYGLLRTFKVLLDLITIKFLGKYSTKPMYLFGGLGMLTWVGGSLLSFLVLYQKYFEGVKAHRNPLLLIAFFLFIAGLQLILIGLIAELIVRIYHEAQDKPTYILKGSGEPRGERSASSRRAASPQPTTADKEQTSR